From one Streptomyces sp. Q6 genomic stretch:
- a CDS encoding DUF6777 domain-containing protein: MRARTRTRTYVAALGISAALLLAGCSGGSDQNASDGKGELFLQPVAAQGPDPFTDSTATSEGSPPPVTRTPQPTGSASPSAQGEQSYSGATPGLYGGTHSLGSCDVERQIRFLTTDQAKASAFAQASGIDRTEIPAYLRGLTSVVLRVDTRVTNHGYSDGHATTFQSVLQSGTAVMVDGYGMPRVRCACGNPLKPPVAFKGTPSHQGQPWSGYQPTKVVIVTPAPTVIENITIINIVNNTWIERPIGDNGRTDHTVPPPTPTPVSPTPSPTSPSPSPDDSSTSPAPSDSDSDTASPDDDATSTDCPTALPTGTPTGTPSPWPTGCPTPTSQAPETTTAPDEPTAPDTGTDTGTDSDPAVPPDATTEDTGPDTVPDSPDVPDSGGLIPDAGDGMSSVDENPLPS; this comes from the coding sequence GTGCGCGCTCGGACCAGGACCAGAACGTACGTCGCCGCGCTCGGGATATCCGCGGCGCTGCTGCTCGCCGGATGCTCGGGGGGAAGCGACCAGAACGCCTCCGACGGCAAGGGGGAACTCTTCCTCCAGCCCGTGGCGGCACAGGGCCCCGACCCCTTCACGGATTCGACCGCCACGTCCGAGGGGAGCCCGCCGCCCGTCACCCGAACGCCGCAACCGACCGGCAGCGCCTCCCCGAGCGCGCAGGGTGAACAGTCGTACTCCGGGGCGACCCCGGGCCTCTACGGCGGCACCCACTCGCTGGGCAGCTGCGACGTCGAGCGGCAGATCCGCTTCCTCACCACCGACCAGGCCAAGGCGTCGGCGTTCGCGCAGGCCTCCGGCATCGACCGGACCGAGATCCCCGCCTACCTGCGCGGCCTGACGTCCGTGGTCCTGCGCGTCGACACCCGCGTCACCAACCACGGCTACAGCGACGGCCACGCCACCACGTTCCAGTCCGTCCTCCAGTCCGGTACCGCCGTGATGGTCGACGGCTACGGGATGCCGCGCGTGCGCTGCGCCTGCGGCAACCCGCTCAAGCCGCCCGTCGCCTTCAAGGGCACGCCGAGCCACCAGGGACAGCCGTGGAGCGGCTACCAGCCGACGAAGGTGGTGATCGTGACGCCGGCGCCGACCGTCATCGAGAACATCACGATCATCAACATCGTCAACAACACGTGGATCGAGCGACCCATCGGCGACAACGGCCGCACGGACCACACGGTGCCGCCGCCCACCCCGACACCCGTCTCACCGACCCCGTCGCCTACGTCCCCGTCACCCTCCCCGGACGACTCCTCGACGTCCCCGGCGCCCAGCGACTCCGACAGTGACACGGCGAGCCCGGACGACGACGCCACCAGCACCGACTGCCCCACCGCGCTGCCCACCGGCACCCCGACGGGCACCCCGTCCCCCTGGCCGACCGGCTGCCCGACACCGACGAGCCAGGCCCCGGAGACGACGACCGCCCCGGACGAGCCCACCGCGCCCGACACGGGCACGGACACCGGGACGGACTCCGACCCGGCGGTGCCCCCGGACGCGACGACCGAGGACACCGGGCCCGACACCGTCCCGGACAGCCCTGACGTGCCCGACAGCGGCGGCCTGATCCCCGACGCGGGCGACGGGATGTCGTCCGTCGACGAGAACCCACTGCCGAGTTGA